The following proteins come from a genomic window of Salvia hispanica cultivar TCC Black 2014 chromosome 4, UniMelb_Shisp_WGS_1.0, whole genome shotgun sequence:
- the LOC125217839 gene encoding E3 ubiquitin-protein ligase UPL1 isoform X2 yields the protein MKLKRRRALEVPLKIKSFINNVTATPLEKIEEPLKSFSWEFDKGDFHHWVDLFNHFDTFFEKFIKPRKDLQLEENFLESDPPFPRDSVLQILRVIRVILENCTNKHFYSSYEHHLSSLLASTDADVVEACLQTLAAFLKKSIGKYIIRDVSLNSRLFSFAQGWGGKEEGLGLIPCALQDISDPIALELGSTLHFEFYSVNEDASVEPTSTEQKTRGLQVIHMPDVNASKESNLELLNKLVVDYKVPHNLRFSLLTRLRFARAFSSLEARQQYTCIRLYAFVVLVQACSDTDDLVSFFNAEPEFINELVTMLSYEDAVPEKIRILSLLSLVALCQDRSRQPTVLTAVTSGGHRGILSSLMQKAIGSVVNNSSKWSVVFAEALLSLVTVLVSSSSGCSAMREAGFIPTLLPLLKDTDPQHLHLVSTAVHVLEAFMDYSNPAAALFRDLGGLDDTISRLMVEVSHVENGIKQQSTSGDLESSEYGGSEIGTSASAELDSLQPLYSEALVSYHRRLLMKALLRAISLGTYAPGTTARMYGTEESLLPHCLCIIFKRAKDFGGGVFSLAATVMSDVIHKDPTCFSILEAAGLPSAFMDAIMDGVLCSAEAITCIPQCLDALCLNNNGLQAVKDRNALRCFVRVFTSKQYLRALAADTSGSLSSGLDELMRHASSLRGPGVDMLIEVLTKIAKIGSGLDSASPSSECPSSSQPVPMETEPDNKDVVSSDDRDPSKPGSSEPFSDSAPDSSLSNIESFLPDCISNAARLLETILQNSDTCRIFVEKKGIECVLELFSLPLLPPSVSLGQSVAVAFKNFSAQHSASLARAVCSFLREHLKSTDELLSSIKGSHLAQVEVSQRVKILKSLSTLEGILSLSNSLLKGATTIVSELGSADADVLKDLGKAYREVLWQVSLCCELKVEEKRNVEVEPENADTGPSNVAGRESDDDANIPSIRYMNPVSIRNSSHPQWGVERDFISVVRSSEVFSRRTRHGIARLRGGRTGRQLEALQIDPEAGASSTEAQPHGTKKRSPEVLVSDNLNKLASTMRSFFTALVKAFTLPNRRRTETGSLSSASKSIGTALAKVFLEALGFPDPNSGVDISLSVKCRYLGKVVDDMVALTFDSRRRTCYTAMINKFYVHGTFKELLTTFDATSQLLWNVPYAISTSAAEHEKSGDGSKLSQSSWLLDTLQSYCRELEYFVNSGLLLSSTSASQAQLLVQPVAVGLSIGLFPVPRDPEAFVRMLQSQVLDVILPVWNHPMFPNCSPGFITSIISLITHVYNGVSDAKQNRNGLPGTASQRFMPPPPDEATIATIVEMGFSRARAEEALRRVETNSVEMAMEWLFSHAEDPVQEDDELARALALSLGNSAETHKVDGADKSSDASAEEGQAKPPPVDYILSVAMKLFQGCDSMAFPLTDLLGTLCSRSKGEDRSKVISYIVQQLKLCPLDFSKDSCALGMISHTLALLLSEDGSTREIAAQNGIVSIAVDILINFMERTEVPQELLVPKCISALLLILDDLVQSRPKISGDTDEATVPGALSGLSGNQAPSEAIKENSLPADECKDESAKDSPAFEKLLGKPTGYLTMEESHKVLGIACDLIKRHVPPIIMQAVLQLCARLTKSHALAVQFLESGGMIALFSLPRSCFFPGYDTLASAIVRHLLEDPQTLQTAMELEIRQTLSGSRHGGRILARTFLTSMAPVISRDPEIFMRAVAAVCQLETSGGRCIIVLSKDKDKDKEKKASSFDTGVSTNECIRLTENKVDGSIKSSKAHKKVSANLTQVIDHLLEIVSTYPPYHGDDDWGGHASAMDIDEPANKVKGKLKVNETVKIGTDSQSEKSAALAKVTFVLKLLSDIMLMYVHVVGVILKRDLEMCQQRGASHIECPGQGGIVHHVLHRLLPLAIDKSAGPDEWRDKLSEKASWFLVVLAGRSSEGRRRVVNELVKALSLFTNVESNSSSSSLLPDKKVFAFVDLVYSILSKNSSAASLPGSGCSPDIAKSMIDGGIVHCLSGILQVNDLDHPDAPKVVNLILKSLESLTRAANASEQISRADTLSRKKVNGPNGRSDSQGVGATASQQLQSSAENRSSEQGLSGNASSEAVLPDNSRDNGDQNANPNQSEEQEMRIEDPTTDTPLDLGDDYMREDMEESGALPNGEQIEMSFHVENRGDDDMNEEEDDMGDDGEDDDDGEDEDEDIAEDGTGLMSLADTDVEDHDDTGLGDDYNDMVDDEDDDFHENRVIEVRWREALDGLDHLQVLGQPGAGGGLIDVSAEAFEGVNVDDFFGIRRSFGFERRRQANRTSYERSVTEGNGLQHPLLSRPSNSGDLFSMWSSAGNSSRDAEGLSAGNLDLAHFYMFDAPVLPYDNAPTNLFGDRLGGSAPPQLADFSVGLESLRGSGRRGPGDGRWTDDGQPQGGGQAAAIAQAVEEQFISQLSNTGPAESASERLSQNQVLPERQEDDPVVATDNQLAIEEVNPDIVAEPAGYRHQAIEVQPSDIGMDIMETGDGNAIGTEPLETPSGSVAQDAVPFDRISSGVVPSQAEDFDRSPGPDSQSSCHAILVGEPDMAGPGSHASSVPESADVDMNATDVERDQVDSGLPPSGASLDEPSTQLVAQDAGQTDEASLNGEASNANAIDPTFLEALPEDLRAEVLASQQAQSAPAPTYAPPRVEDIDPEFLAALPPDIQAEVLAQQRAQRIAQQSEGQPVDMDNASIIATFPADLREEVLLTSSEALLSALPSPLLAEAQMLRDRAMSHYHARSLFGSSQRLNTRGNRFGFDRQTVMDRGVGVNIGRRASSVSENLKLNELEGEPLLDANGLKALIRLLRLAQPLGKGLLQRLLLNLCSHNDTRAILVRLLLDMIKPETVSIMGAVTSMNTQRLYGCQSDVVYGRSQLCDGVPPLVLRRVLEILTYLATNHSGVASLLFHFESSTIPDFAHTNQSEGKNAKGKEKITAGEHHVYVSESSENKDVPLILLLRLLSEPLFLRSIAHLEQVMGLLQVVVYAAASKVDIQINTEETAPPAENPPGNETTTETRTDSHVSLVESSQLDQSASASKSDGQRSIRTYDIFLLLPHSDLQNLCALLGHEGLSDKVYTLAGDVLRKLASVAAAHRKFFVVELSELAHRLSSSAANELITLRDTHMLGLSAGSMAGAAVLRVLQILSSLTSVGDDNDSDKAKERNASDKERVNDEEQEEHATMWKLNVALEPLWEELSECISSMESELNQTSQSSVASNISMGDHIQGSSSASPPLPPGTQRLLPFIEGFFVLCEKLQANSSILQQDQSNVTAREVKESGGSSVPLSIKSVDAYRIFDGSVTFVRFAEKHRRLLNAFVRQNPGLLEKSLSMLLKAPRLIDFDNKRAYFRSRIRQQHDQHLSGPLRISVRRAYILEDSYNQLRMRPNQDLKGRLNVHFQGEEGIDAGGLTREWYQLLSRVIFDKGALLFTTVGNNSTFQPNPNSVYQTEHLSYFRFIGRVVAKALFDGQLLDVYFTRSFYKHILGVKVTYHDIEAVDPDYYKNLKWMLENDVSDIPDLTFSMDADEEKHILYEKTEVTDYELKPGGRNIRVTEETKHEYVDLVADHILTNAIRPQIMADLKANTEYTGYTSASNVVQWFWEVVEAFNKEDMARLLQFVTGTSKVPLEGFKALQGISGPQKFQIHKAYGAPERLPSAHTCFNQLDLPEYSSKEQLQERLLLAIHEASEGFGFG from the exons ATGAAGTTGAAGCGGAGAAGGGCGCTTGAAGTG CCTTTGAAGATTAAATCCTTTATCAACAATGTGACTGCTACACCCCTTGAGAAAATAGAGGAACCGCTTAAAAGTTTTTCTTGGGAATTTGACAAG GGGGATTTCCATCATTGGGTCGACTTGTTTAATCACTTCGACACCTTTTTTGAGAAATTCATTAAACCAAGGAAGGATTTGCAACTTGAGGAGAACTTTTTAGAATCAGATCCACCTTTTCCACGGGATTCCGTTCTTCAGATTCTCCGTGTCATAAGAGTGATATTAGAAAACTGCACTAATAAGCATTTCTACAGCTCTTATGAG CATCACTTGTCATCTCTTCTTGCTTCCACCGATGCAGATGTCGTGGAGGCTTGTCTGCAGACTTTGGCTgcatttctaaaaaaatccaTTGGAAAGTATATAATAAGGGATGTTTCACTAAATTCAAGATTATTTTCCTTTGCTCAGGGATGGGGGGGTAAAGAAGAAGGTCTTGGATTGATTCCATGTGCTTTACAGGATATATCTGACCCTATTGCTCTTGAGTTGGGTAGCACTCtgcattttgaattttattctgTGAATGAAGATGCGTCAGTTGAACCTACTTCTACAGAACAGAAAACAAGGGGTTTACAAGTTATACACATGCCTGATGTGAATGCAAGCAAAGAGTCTAATCTTGAACTTCtgaataaattagttgtagaTTATAAAGTTCCCCATAACTTGAGATTTTCTCTTTTGACAAGGTTGAGGTTTGCTAGGGCTTTCAGCTCCCTGGAAGCAAGGCAGCAATATACTTGTATCCGCCTCTATGCCTTTGTGGTTCTTGTTCAAGCATGCAGTGATACTGATGACCTTGTTTCTTTCTTCAATGCTGAGCCAGAGTTCATCAATGAATTGGTTACTATGTTAAGCTATGAAGATGCAGTTCCAGAAAAGATTCGAATTTTAAGTCTTCTTTCCCTGGTTGCTCTTTGTCAAGATAGGTCACGTCAGCCCACTGTACTGACAGCTGTTACATCTGGTGGACATCGTGGCATTCTCTCCAGCCTTATGCAAAAGGCAATTGGCTCAGTTGTAAATAATTCATCGAAGTGGTCTGTTGTTTTTGCTGAGGCTCTGTTGTCTCTAGTTACAGTTTTGGTATCATCATCATCAGGTTGCTCAGCCATGCGTGAAGCTGGATTTATCCCCACTCTTCTACCTCTATTAAAAGATACTGACCCTCAGCACTTGCATTTGGTTAGCACAGCTGTACATGTTTTGGAAGCCTTCATGGATTACAGCAATCCAGCTGCTGCTCTTTTTCGGGACTTGGGAGGCCTTGATGATACCATTTCACGCCTAATGGTAGAAGTATCTCATGTTGAAAATGGTATAAAGCAACAAAGTACTTCTGGAGATCTTGAAAGTTCGGAGTATGGTGGTTCTGAGATAGGTACAAGTGCTTCTGCTGAGCTTGATAGTCTGCAGCCTCTTTACTCCGAGGCACTGGTTTCCTATCACCGCCGGCTGTTGATGAAAGCCTTATTGCGTGCTATATCACTTGGAACTTATGCTCCTGGAACAACAGCTCGTATGTATGGTACCGAAGAGAGCTTGTTGCCACATTGCTTGTGTATAATATTCAAACGGGCTAAAGATTTTGGTGGGGGTGTATTTTCACTTGCAGCTACTGTAATGAGTGATGTAATTCACAAAGATCCTACCTGTTTTTCTATCCTAGAAGCAGCAGGTCTTCCTTCTGCCTTTATGGATGCCATAATGGATGGTGTTCTTTGCTCGGCTGAGGCTATTACTTGCATACCACAGTGTCTTGATGCATTGTGTTTGAACAACAACGGTCTTCAGGCTGTGAAAGACCGCAATGCTCTGAGGTGCTTCGTAAGAGTCTTCACTTCCAAACAGTACCTGCGAGCTCTCGCTGCTGATACATCTGGTTCCTTATCAAGTGGCCTGGATGAACTCATGCGACATGCTTCCTCTTTGCGGGGACCGGGTGTAGACATGCTGATTGAGGTATTGACAAAAATTGCTAAAATAGGATCTGGACTTGACTCGGCATCTCCATCTTCGGAATGCCCAAGCAGCTCTCAACCTGTTCCAATGGAAACAGAACCTGATAACAAAGATGTGGTTTCTTCTGATGACAGAGATCCATCCAAGCCTGGAAGTTCTGAGCCATTTTCAGACTCGGCCCCTGATTCATCattatcaaatattgaatCATTTTTGCCTGATTGTATAAGCAATGCTGCTCGTCTTCTAGAAACAATTCTTCAGAATTCTGATACTTGCCGTATATTCGTTGAGAAGAAGGGAATTGAATGTGTCCTGGAATTGTTTTCTTTACCTCTGTTGCCTCCTTCAGTATCTCTCGGTCAAAGTGTAGCTGTtgcttttaaaaatttctctGCTCAACATTCTGCTTCACTTGCTCGTGCAGTATGTTCTTTCCTAAGGGAACATTTGAAGTCAACAGATGAACTTTTGAGTTCAATTAAGGGATCCCACCTTGCTCAGGTGGAAGTTTCTCAGAGAGTAAAGATCTTGAAGAGCCTCTCTACTTTGGAAGGAATCTTATCTCTTTCCAATTCTTTGTTAAAAGGAGCAACCACCATTGTTTCTGAACTAGGTTCTGCAGATGCAGATGTATTGAAAGACCTTGGGAAAGCTTATAGGGAAGTTCTGTGGCAAGTATCTCTATGCTGTGAGTTGAAGGTGGAGGAGAAACGAAATGTCGAAGTGGAGCCTGAAAATGCAGATACTGGCCCATCTAATGTCGCTGGAAGGGAGAGTGATGATGATGCTAATATTCCATCTATTAGATACATGAATCCTGTGTCAATCAGAAATAGTTCTCACCCACAGTGGGGAGTCGAACGTGACTTCATATCTGTGGTCCGCTCAAGTGAGGTTTTCAGTCGCCGCACTCGACATGGTATTGCCCGTCTTCGTGGTGGTAGGACCGGTAGGCAGTTGGAAGCCTTACAAATTGATCCTGAAGCTGGAGCGAGTAGTACCGAGGCTCAGCCCCATGGAACTAAGAAGAGAAGTCCAGAAGTACTGGTCTCAGATAACCTTAATAAGCTTGCTTCAACAATGCGATCTTTCTTCACAGCACTTGTGAAagcttttactttaccaaatcgTCGGAGGACTGAAACTGGATCCTTAAGTTCTGCTTCAAAGAGTATTGGAACAGCCCTAGCGAAAGTTTTTCTTGAGGCACTGGGTTTTCCAGATCCCAACTCAGGGGTTGATATCTCATTGTCTGTCAAGTGTCGCTATCTTGGAAAGGTTGTTGATGACATGGTTGCTCTCACATTTGATAGCAGGCGGCGAACTTGTTACACTGCAAtgattaacaaattttatgtccaTGGTACCTTCAAGGAGCTTCTTACAACATTTGATGCAACCAGTCAGCTGTTGTGGAATGTTCCTTATGCAATTTCCACATCAGCTGCGGAGCATGAGAAGAGTGGTGATGGGAGCAAACTTTCTCAGAGTTCGTGGCTCCTTGATACGTTGCAGAGTTATTGTCGAGAGCTTGAGTATTTTGTAAATTCTGGGCTTCTATTGTCTTCAACATCAGCATCCCAGGCGCAGCTTCTTGTTCAGCCTGTTGCGGTTGGTCTATCCATTGGGCTGTTCCCTGTTCCCAGGGACCCAGAAGCCTTTGTTCGCATGTTGCAGTCACAAGTTCTGGATGTGATACTTCCTGTCTGGAACCACCCAATGTTTCCCAATTGTAGTCCTGGTTTCATCACCTCCATCATTTCTCTAATCACTCATGTATACAATGGTGTTAGTGATGCAAAACAAAATCGCAATGGATTACCTGGAACAGCGAGCCAACGGTTCATGCCGCCTCCACCAGATGAGGCTACAATTGCTACTATTGTTGAAATGGGGTTTTCCAGAGCAAGGGCTGAGGAGGCACTTAGACGAGTGGAAACAAATAGTGTTGAGATGGCAATGGAATGGTTGTTTAGTCATGCTGAAGATCCTGTGCAAGAGGATGATGAGCTAGCTCGTGCCCTGGCCTTATCCCTAGGAAATTCTGCAGAAACGCATAAAGTTGACGGGGCTGATAAGTCCTCTGATGCTTCGGCTGAAGAGGGACAGGCAAAACCCCCTCCAGTGGATTATATCCTTTCTGTGGcaatgaaattatttcaaGGTTGTGATTCAATGGCATTCCCCTTGACAGATTTACTGGGGACTCTTTGTAGTAGGAGCAAGGGGGAAGATCGCTCAAAAGTCATTTCTTATATTGTTCAGCAGCTAAAGCTTTGCCCACTTGACTTCTCCAAGGATAGCTGTGCATTGGGTATGATTTCACATACTTTGGCATTACTTCTTTCAGAAGATGGAAGTACCCGGGAAATTGCAGCACAAAATGGGATTGTCTCAATCGCTGTAGAtatcttgattaattttatggaGAGGACAGAGGTGCCCCAAGAGCTTCTTGTCCCCAAATGCATCAGTGCATTACTTCTTATCTTGGATGATTTGGTGCAGTCTAGGCCTAAGATATCTGGGGATACTGATGAGGCAACAGTTCCTGGAGCTTTATCTGGCTTGTCAGGAAATCAAGCACCATCTGAAGCAATAAAAGAGAATTCATTACCTGCTGATGAATGTAAAGATGAATCTGCTAAGGATAGCCCTGCCTTTGAAAAACTTCTTGGAAAGCCAACGGGTTACTTGACAATGGAGGAGAGTCATAAAGTACTTGGAATTGCTTGTGACCTGATAAAAAGACATGTACCCCCAATTATTATGCAGGCCGTACTTCAGTTATGTGCTCGCCTGACAAAATCACATGCTCTGGCTGTACAATTTCTTGAAAGTGGTGGTATGATTGCCCTCTTTAGCCTTCCAAGAAGTTGTTTTTTTCCTGGGTATGACACCTTAGCATCTGCTATTGTTAGACATCTTCTAGAGGATCCTCAGACACTGCAAACAGCTATGGAATTGGAGATACGCCAAACACTTAGTGGAAGCAGACATGGAGGGCGTATATTGGCTAGAACATTTTTGACATCTATGGCACCTGTTATATCCAGAGATCCAGAGATTTTTATGAGAGCAGTGGCTGCTGTCTGTCAGTTGGAAACATCAGGAGGGAGGTGCATTATAGTGCTATCTAAAGATAAAGacaaagataaagagaaaaaagctTCCAGTTTTGACACTGGAGTATCTACTAATGAATGCATTAGACTAACTGAAAATAAGGTTGATGGGTCTATTAAGTCTTCCAAAGCCCACAAAAAGGTATCAGCAAATCTTACTCAAGTCATTGATCACCTACTTGAGATTGTGTCAACTTATCCTCCATACCATGGTGATGATGACTGGGGTGGGCATGCTAGTGCTATGGATATAGATGAACCAGCTAACAAAGTGAAGGGTAAATTGAAGGTTAATGAAACAGTAAAGATTGGAACAGACAGTCAGTCAGAGAAATCAGCTGCTCTTGCTAAAGTGACTTTTGTTCTGAAGCTATTGAGCGATATTATGCTTATGTATGTTCACGTTGTCGGAGTAATCTTGAAACGAGATCTGGAAATGTGCCAACAACGTGGGGCTAGTCATATCGAATGTCCTGGACAGGGGGGCATAGTTCATCATGTTTTACATCGTCTTCTTCCCTTGGCGATAGATAAGTCTGCTGGCCCTGATGAATGGAGAGACAAGCTCTCTGAAAAAGCTTCATGGTTTTTGGTTGTATTGGCTGGCCGCTCTAGTGAGGGAAGGAGAAGGGTAGTGAATGAACTTGTAAAAGCTTTGTCTTTATTCACAAATGTTGAGAGCAATTCTTCTAGTAGCAGCTTGTTACCTGATAAGAAAGTGTTTGCTTTTGTTGATTTGGTCTACTCCATTCTGTCAAAGAATTCTTCGGCTGCCAGCCTTCCTGGTTCTGGGTGTTCTCCTGACATTGCCAAAAGCATGATAGATGGTGGGATTGTGCATTGCCTCTCGGGCATTCTTCAGGTAAATGACTTGGACCACCCTGATGCACCGAAAGTTGTGAATCTCATACTCAAGTCTCTGGAAAGCTTGACAAGGGCTGCAAATGCTAGTGAACAAATCTCTAGGGCTGATACACTGAGTAGGAAAAAGGTAAATGGTCCAAATGGAAGGTCCGATTCACAGGGTGTTGGAGCTACAGCTTCTCAACAATTACAATCTTCTGCTGAAAATAGAAGTTCTGAACAAGGGCTTAGTGGGAATGCTAGTTCTGAAGCTGTGCTCCCAGATAATTCTCGGGATAATGGTGATCAAAATGCAAACCCAAACCAGTCGGAGGAACAAGAGATGAGGATTGAGGATCCAACTACTGACACACCTTTGGATCTTGGGGATGATTATATGCGTGAGGATATGGAGGAAAGTGGTGCATTACCCAATGGAGAGCAAATTGAGATGTCTTTTCATGTAGAAAATAGAGGAGATGATGATatgaatgaagaagaagatgacaTGGGTGATGATGGTGAGGATGATGATGACGGAGAGGATGAGGATGAAGATATAGCAGAAGATGGCACTGGATTGATGTCCTTGGCTGATACAGATGTGGAGGACCATGATGATACTGGCTTGGGTGATGACTATAATGATATGGTtgatgatgaggatgatgaTTTCCATGAAAACCGTGTAATTGAGGTTAGGTGGAGGGAAGCCCTTGATGGGTTAGATCATTTGCAGGTCCTTGGACAACCTGGAGCAGGGGGAGGCCTAATTGATGTGTCAGCTGAAGCTTTTGAAGGCGTTAATGTTGATGACTTCTTTGGAATCCGTAGGTCTTTTGGATTTGAGCGCCGTCGTCAGGCAAATAGAACATCCTATGAGCGGTCAGTTACAGAAGGCAATGGTCTTCAACATCCTCTGCTTTCAAGGCCATCAAATTCCGGTGATTTGTTTTCAATGTGGTCATCTGCTGGGAATTCATCCCGGGATGCTGAAGGCCTTTCTGCTGGTAACCTTGATCTAGcccatttttatatgtttgatGCTCCTGTTCTTCCTTATGACAATGCACCAACTAATCTATTTGGTGATCGGCTGGGTGGTTCTGCACCACCTCAACTAGCTGACTTTTCTGTTGGTTTAGAGTCCTTGCGCGGATCGGGCCGAAGAGGGCCAGGTGATGGCCGCTGGACTGATGATGGCCAACCCCAAGGTGGTGGTCAAGCTGCAGCAATTGCTCAAGCAGTTGAAGAGCAGTTCATTTCGCAATTAAGCAACACTGGTCCTGCTGAAAGTGCTTCTGAACGGCTTTCACAGAACCAAGTATTACCAGAAAGGCAGGAAGATGATCCAGTTGTGGCCACTGATAATCAACTGGCAATAGAG GAAGTAAACCCAGATATTGTTGCTGAACCAGCTGGTTATCGTCATCAAGCGATTGAAGTTCAGCCAAGTGACATTGGTATGGATATCATGGAAACTGGGGATGGAAATGCTATTGGAACAGAGCCACTGGAGACACCTTCTGGTTCTGTGGCTCAGGATGCTGTGCCCTTTGATAGGATTTCAAGTGGTGTTGTGCCATCTCAGGCTGAGGATTTTGATAGATCCCCAGGACCAGATAGCCAGTCTAGTTGTCATGCAATATTGGTCGGTGAGCCCGATATGGCTGGTCCAGGCAGTCATGCTTCCTCTGTTCCAGAAAGTGCAGATGTCGATATGAATGCTACTGATGTGGAAAGAGATCAGGTGGATTCAGGATTACCTCCATCTGGGGCCAGTCTAGACGAACCATCAACTCAGCTGGTGGCTCAAGATGCAGGCCAGACAGATGAAGCTAGTTTGAACGGTGAGGCTTCTAATGCTAATGCCATAGATCCGACATTCTTGGAAGCACTTCCAGAAGATCTTCGTGCAGAGGTTCTTGCTTCTCAGCAAGCTCAGTCTGCTCCAGCACCTACATACGCACCTCCAAGAGTTGAAGACATTGATCCAGAGTTTTTAGCTGCGCTTCCTCCGGATATTCAAGCTGAAGTTCTTGCACAACAACGGGCACAAAGGATTGCACAGCAATCAGAAGGACAACCAGTTGACATGGACAATGCTTCAATTATTGCCACTTTTCCAGCTGATCTGCGTGAAGAG GTTCTTTTGACATCTTCAGAGGCTTTATTATCTGCATTGCCATCTCCATTACTTGCTGAAGCACAAATGCTTAGAGACAGAGCAATGAGCCACTACCATGCTCGCAGCTTGTTTGGAAGTAGCCAGAGATTGAACACTAGGGGAAACAGGTTTGGTTTTGATAGGCAAACAGTTATGGACAGGGGTGTCGGAGTAAATATTGGAAGGAGGGCATCTTCAGTATCTGAGAACTTGAAGTTGAATGAACTTGAGGGAGAACCACTTTTGGATGCTAATGGCTTGAAAGCATTAATTCGTCTATTACGGCTGGCACAG CCTCTTGGGAAGGGTCTACTGCAGAGACTTTTATTGAACTTGTGCTCACACAATGACACAAGAGCAATACTTGTTCGACTTCTTCTTGACATGATAAAGCCTGAGACAGTGAGCATCATGGGTGCAGTGACTTCAATGAATACACAGAGGCTCTATGGTTGTCAGTCTGATGTTGTTTATGGTCGATCTCAATTATGTGATG GTGTTCCTCCACTTGTGTTGCGAAGGGTACTTGAGATTCTAACATATCTGGCTACAAATCATTCTGGTGTGGCCAGTCTTCTTTTCCACTTTGAGAGCTCAACTATTCCTGATTTTGCACATACGAACCAGTCAGAGGGGAAGAATGCAAAAGGCAAGGAAAAAATCACTGCTGGAGAGCATCATGTCTACGTTTCTGAAAGCTCAGAGAACAAGGATGTCCCTTTGATATTACTTCTGAGACTCTTAAGTGAACCACTGTTCTTACGCAGTATTGCGCACCTTGAGCAG GTCATGGGTCTACTCCAAGTGGTGGTGTATGCTGCTGCATCCAAagtagatattcaaattaatactGAAGAAACTGCACCTCCAGCTGAAAACCCTCCTGGAAATGAAACCACCACTGAAACTCGCACAGACTCTCATGTATCACTAGTGGAATCTAGTCAACTTGACCAAAGCGCCAGTGCTTCCAAATCAGATGGCCAGAGAAGTATTAGGACTTATGATATTTTCCTACTGTTGCCTCATTCAGATCTGCAAAATCTCTGTGCTCTTCTTGGGCATGAAGG GCTTTCAGACAAAGTTTACACACTCGCTGGTGATGTGCTGAGGAAATTGGCCTCTGTAGCTGCTGCTCATCGCAAATTTTTTGTTGTGGAGCTCTCGGAGTTAGCTCATAGATTGAGCAGCTCGGCTGCAAATGAACTTATTACACTTAGAGATACGCACATGCTGGGTTTGAGTGCTGGGTCCATGGCTGGGGCTGCTGTTCTTCGGGTTCTTCAGATTCTCAGCTCGCTCACTTCTGTTGGTGATGACAATGACAGTGACAAGGCCAAAGAGAGGAATGCCAGTGATAAGGAAAGGGTGAATGATGAAGAACAGGAAGAACATGCTACAATGTGGAAGTTAAATGTGGCTTTGGAGCCACTATGGGAAGAACTAAGTGAGTGCATTAGTTCAATGGAATCGGAGTTAAATCAGACCTCCCAGTCTTCAGTTGCCTCAAACATTAGCATGGGTGACCATATACAGGGTTCTTCTTCAGCGTCTCCTCCTCTTCCGCCTGGAACTCAGAGACTCCTACCTTTCATTGAGGGGTTTTTTGTTCTATGTGAAAAATTGCAGGCAAACAGTTCAATATTGCAGCAAGATCAATCCAATGTGACTGCAAGAGAAGTGAAAGAGTCTGGTGGGAGTTCAGTTCCGTTATCTATTAAAAGTGTGGATGCTTACAGGATATTTGATGGATCTGTCACATTTGTGAGGTTTGCTGAGAAGCACCGACGCCTTCTTAATGCTTTTGTGAGGCAGAATCCTGGTTTATTGGAAAAATCACTCTCAATGCTGCTCAAAGCTCCCAGGTTAATTGATTTTGACAACAAAAGAGCTTATTTTCGATCCAGGATCCGGCAGCAGCATGACCAACACCTCTCAGGACCTCTGCGTATTAGTGTTAGACGGGCATACATTTTAGAGGATTCGTATAATCAACTTCGAATGCGACCAAATCAAGATCTTAAGGGAAGGTTGAATGTTCATTTTCAAGGTGAAGAGGGTATTGATGCCGGTGGCTTGACTAGGGAATGGTATCAGTTATTATCAAGGGTCATCTTTGACAAAGGAGCTCTACTGTTTACTACAGTTGGAAATAATTCGACTTTTCAGCCAAATCCTAATTCTGTATATCAAACTGAACATCTCTCTTATTTCAGATTTATCGGCCGCGTG GTAGCTAAGGCACTCTTTGATGGACAATTGCTTGATGTATATTTTACTCGGTCCTTCTACAAGCATATCCTCGGCGTGAAGGTGACATATCATGATATTGAGGCTGTTGATCCtgattattataaaaatttgaaatggatGCTGGAG AATGATGTGAGTGACATACCTGATCTGACCTTTAGCATGGACGCAGATGAAGAAAAGCACATCCTTTATGAGAAAACAGAG GTTACCGATTATGAGCTCAAACCGGGAGGAAGGAATATCAGAGTGACAGAGGAGACGAAGCATGAATATGTAGACCTCGTTGCTGATCATATCTTGACCAATGCCATCCGCCCTCAAATAA TGGCTGATCTGAAAGCGAATACGGAGTATACTGGTTACACATCAGCATCTAATGTTGTTCAGTGGTTCTGGGAGGTTGTTGAGGCATTCAACAAGGAAGATATGGCGAGATTACTCCAATTTGTAACAGGCACTTCGAAG GTTCCTTTGGAAGGGTTCAAGGCACTGCAAGGCATATCAGGTCCGCAGAAGTTTCAGATTCACAAAGCATATGGAGCTCCTGAGAGACTTCCATCTGCTCATACCTG CTTCAACCAACTGGACCTTCCGGAGTACTCCTCAAAGGAACAGCTTCAAGAGCGTTTATTGCTGGCAATCCATGAGGCTAGCGAAGGATTTGGGTTTGGTTAA